A region from the Triticum urartu cultivar G1812 chromosome 1, Tu2.1, whole genome shotgun sequence genome encodes:
- the LOC125531866 gene encoding AAA-ATPase At3g50940-like: MAPSYDKTIATAASLAASLMLVRSLASELLPAEVRGALSAAIAGLRSRMTWQHTIVIEETEGWSSNRVYNAVKAYLATRINANINMQRLRVSSTEEDVKKMVVSMEAGEEMADVYEGAEFKWCLVTREVSGDPNNGSGGGREIRSYEVSFNKRHKEKALKEYLPFIVATAKAIKDQERSLSIYMNERYDEWSPIDLQHPSTFDTLAMDQKQKQSIIDDLDRFIQRKEYYRRIGKAWKRGYLLYGPPGTGKSSLIAAIANHLRFDIYDLELTGVNSNSDLRRLLVGMTNRSILVVEDIDCTIELEQREEDEEEDSKSSSTEKKAQDKVTLSGLLNFVDGLWSTSGEERILIFTTNYKERLDPALLRPGRMDMHIHMGYCTTEAFQILANNYHSIDYHVTYPEIEALIEEVSVTPAEVAEVLMRSDDTDVALHDLVELLKLKKKDATEIKTGSKQAEENKDANEIKTGSKQAEEKKEANEIKTESMEVDGGDEIKTGSVQVEEKKDDKEAVVKNELTENGSG; this comes from the exons ATGGCGCCGTCCTACGACAAGACCATCGCCACGGCGGCCTCCCTCGCCGCGTCCCTGATGCTCGTCCGCAGCCTCGCGAGCGAGCTGCTGCCGGCTGAGGTGCGTGGCGCACTCTCAGCGGCGATCGCCGGCCTCCGCTCGCGCATGACATGGCAGCACACCATCGTCATCGAGGAGACCGAGGGCTGGTCCAGCAACCGCGTCTACAACGCCGTCAAGGCCTACCTGGCCACGCGCATCAACGCCAACATCAACATGCAGCGCCTCCGCGTCAGCAGCACCGAGGAGGACGTCAAGAAGATGGTCGTCAGCATGGAGGCAGGCGAGGAGATGGCAGATGTGTACGAAGGAGCGGAGTTCAAGTGGTGCCTGGTCACCCGCGAGGTCAGTGGCGACCCGAACAACGGCAGCGGCGGGGGCCGGGAGATCAGGTCCTACGAGGTGAGCTTCAACAAGAGGCACAAGGAGAAGGCCCTGAAAGAGTACCTCCCGTTCATCGTCGCCACGGCCAAGGCCATCAAGGACCAGGAGAGGAGCCTCAGCATCTACATGAACGAACGCTACGACGAGTGGTCTCCGATTGACCTCCAACACCCCTCCACCTTCGACACGCTAGCCATGGACCAGAAGCAGAAGCAGTCAATTATCGATGACCTCGACAGGTTCATCCAGAGGAAAGAGTACTACAGGAGGATCGGCAAGGCGTGGAAGCGCGGGTACCTGTTGTACGGCCCACCGGGCACCGGCAAGTCCAGCCTCATCGCCGCCATTGCCAACCACCTCAGGTTTGACATTTACGACCTCGAGCTGACCGGGGTCAATTCCAACTCGGATCTCAGGAGGCTTCTTGTCGGGATGACCAACCGGTCCATTCTCGTGGTTGAGGACATCGACTGCACCATTGAACTGGAGCAGCGggaggaagatgaggaggaggattCCAAATCCAGTTCTACAGAAAAGAAGGCACAAGACAAG GTTACATTGTCTGGGCTGCTCAATTTTGTAGATGGCTTGTGGTCGACAAGTGGGGAGGAAAGGATCCTCATCTTCACGACCAATTACAAGGAGCGTCTCGACCCGGCACTTCTGCGGCCTGGCAGGATGGACATGCACATCCACATGGGGTACTGCACGACAGAGGCCTTCCAGATCCTTGCCAATAACTACCATTCCATTGACTACCATGTCACTTATCCTGAGATCGAGGCGTTGATCGAGGAGGTCTCGGTGACGCCTGCAGAGGTTGCCGAGGTTCTGATGAGGAGCGATGACACTGATGTTGCCCTCCATGATCTTGTCGAGCTCCTGAAATTGAAGAAGAAAGATGCCACTGAGATCAAGACTGGAAGTAAGCAGGCGGAGGAGAATAAAGACGCCAATGAGATCAAGACTGGAAGTAAGCaggcagaggagaagaaagagGCCAATGAGATCAAGACAGAGAGTATGGAGGTGGACGGTGGCGATGAGATCAAGACTGGAAGTGTGCAGGTAGAGGAGAAGAAAGATGACAAAGAAGCGGTGGTGAAGAATGAGTTGACAGAAAACGGAAGCGGCTAG
- the LOC125531843 gene encoding AAA-ATPase At3g50940-like isoform X1 — protein MAPSYDKTIATAASLAASLMLVRSLASELLPSEVRDALSAALNSLRSRMTWQHTIVIEETEGWSGNRVYGAVKAYLATRINANMDMQRLRVSSTEEDAKKMVVSMEAGEEMLDVHEGVEFRWFLVTREVKGDLNNGGGGAREIRSYEVRFHKRHKEKALKEYLPFIVATAKAIKDQERSLSIYMNEYGDEWSPIDLQHPSTFDTLAMDHKQKQSIVDDLDQFIKRKDYYRRIGKAWKRGYLLYGPPGTGKSSLIAAIANHLRFNIYDLELTGVNSNSDLRRLLVGMTNRSILVVEDIDCTIELKQREEDGKEHAKSNSTEKKKAEDKVTLSGLLNFIDGLWSTSGEERVIIFTTNYKERLDPALLRPGRMDMHIHMGYCTTEAFRILANNYHSINYHATYPEIEALIQEVTVTPAEVAEVLMRNDDTDVALHDLVDLLKLKKKDAIEIESKQAEEKKDANEIKTQSMQVDEKKIVDEIKTESVQVEKK, from the exons ATGGCACCGTCCTACGACAAGACCATCGCCACGGCGGCCTCGCTGGCGGCCTCCCTGATGCTCGTCCGCAGCCTGGCGAGCGAGCTGCTGCCGTCCGAGGTGCGCGACGCGCTCTCCGCAGCCCTCAACAGCCTGCGCTCCCGCATGACGTGGCAGCACACCATCGTCATCGAGGAGACGGAGGGGTGGTCCGGCAACCGCGTCTACGGCGCCGTCAAGGCCTACCTCGCCACGCGCATCAACGCCAACATGGACATGCAGCGCCTCCGCGTCAGCAGCACCGAGGAGGACGCCAAGAAGATGGTCGTTAGCATGGAGGCGGGGGAGGAGATGCTGGATGTACATGAGGGAGTGGAGTTCAGGTGGTTCCTGGTGACCCGGGAGGTGAAGGGGGACCTGAACaacggtggcggcggggcacggGAGATCAGGTCATACGAGGTGCGCTTCCACAAGAGGCACAAGGAGAAGGCCCTGAAAGAGTACCTCCCGTTCATCGTTGCCACAGCCAAGGCCATCAAGGACCAGGAGAGGAGCCTCAGCATCTACATGAACGAGTACGGCGACGAGTGGTCCCCCATCGACCTCCAGCACCCCTCCACCTTCGACACCCTCGCCATGGACCACAAGCAGAAACAGTCAATTGTGGATGACCTCGACCAGTTCATCAAGAGGAAGGACTACTACAGGAGGATCGGCAAGGCGTGGAAGCGCGGGTACCTGCTGTACGGCCCGCCGGGCACCGGCAAGTCCAGTCTCATCGCTGCCATCGCCAACCACCTCAGGTTCAACATTTACGACCTCGAGCTCACCGGGGTCAACTCCAACTCCGACCTCAGGAGGCTTCTCGTCGGGATGACCAACCGGTCCATTCTCGTGGTCGAGGACATCGACTGCACTATCGAACTGAAGCAGCGCGAGGAAGATGGCAAGGAGCATGCCAAGTCCAATTCTACAGAAAAGAAGAAGGCAGAAGACAAG GTCACGTTGTCTGGGCTGCTCAATTTTATTGATGGCTTGTGGTCAACAAGTGGGGAGGAAAGGGTCATCATCTTCACCACCAACTACAAGGAGCGTCTCGACCCAGCACTCCTGCGGCCGGGCAGGATGGACATGCACATCCACATGGGGTACTGCACCACGGAGGCCTTCCGAATCCTTGCCAACAACTACCATTCCATCAACTACCATGCCACCTACCCAGAGATTGAGGCGCTGATCCAGGAGGTGACGGTGACGCCAGCAGAGGTCGCCGAGGTTCTGATGAGGAACGACGACACTGATGTTGCCCTCCATGATCTTGTCGATCTTCTGAAGTTAAAGAAGAAAGATGCCATTGAGATCGAAAGTAAGCaggcagaggagaagaaagaCGCCAATGAGATCAAGACCCAGAGTATGCAGGTGGACGAGAAGAAAATTGTTGATGAGATCAAGACTGAAAGTGTGCAGGTGGAGAAGAAATAA
- the LOC125531875 gene encoding AAA-ATPase At3g50940-like, giving the protein MAPSYDKTIATAASLAASLMLVRSLANELLPSEVRDALSSALASLRSRMTWQHTIVIEETEGWCNNYVYDAVKAYLATRINTNLNMQRLRVSSSDESEKMVVSMEAGEEMADVYQGAEFKWCLVTREVKADPDSVSGGAREVRSYEVSFHKRHKEKALKEYLPFIVAAAKAINDQERSLDIYMNQYGDEWSSIVLQHPSTFDTLAMDMKQKRAIVDDLDRFTKRKDYYKRIGKAWKRGYLLYGPPGTGKSSLIAAIANHLRFDIYDLELTGVDSNSDLRKLLVGMTNRSILVVEDIDCTIELKQREEDDEEHSKSNSAAKKKAEDKVTLSGLLNFVDGLWSTSGEERIIIFTTNYKERLDPALLRPGRMDMHIHMGYCTTEAFRILANNYHSVDYHATYPEIEALIQEVTVTPAEVAEVLMRNDDTDVALHDLVKLLDFKKKETTETKTESKQVEEKKDDNEVVLKNELTENGSG; this is encoded by the coding sequence ATGGCGCCGTCCTACGACAAGACCATCGCGACGGCGGCCTCCCTCGCGGCGTCCCTGATGCTTGTTCGCAGCCTCGCGAACGAGCTGCTACCATCCGAGGTGCGTGACGCGCTGTCTTCAGCCCTTGCCAGCCTCCGCTCGCGCATGACGTGGCAGCACACCATCGTCATCGAGGAGACCGAGGGCTGGTGCAACAACTATGTCTACGATGCCGTCAAGGCCTACCTTGCCACGCGCATCAACACCAACCTCAACATGCAGCGCCTGCGGGTCAGCAGCTCCGACGAGTCTGAGAAGATGGTTGTCAGCATGGAGGCAGGCGAGGAGATGGCAGATGTGTATCAAGGAGCGGAGTTCAAGTGGTGCCTGGTCACTCGCGAGGTCAAGGCCGACCCGGACAGCGTTAGCGGCGGGGCCCGCGAGGTCAGGTCCTATGAGGTGAGCTTCCACAAGAGGCACAAGGAGAAGGCGCTCAAGGAGTACCTGCCCTTCATCGTCGCCGCCGCCAAGGCCATCAACGACCAGGAGCGGAGCCTCGACATCTACATGAACCAGTACGGCGACGAATGGTCCTCCATCGTCCTCCAGCACCCCTCCACCTTCGACACGCTCGCCATGGACATGAAGCAGAAGCGGGCCATTGTTGATGACCTCGACAGGTTCACCAAGAGGAAGGACTACTACAAGAGGATCGGCAAGGCGTGGAAGCGCGGGTACCTCCTATATGGCCCTCCAGGTACCGGCAAGTCCAGCCTCATCGCCGCCATCGCCAACCACCTCAGGTTCGACATCTACGACCTCGAGCTCACTGGGGTTGACTCCAACTCCGACCTCAGGAAGCTTCTCGTCGGGATGACCAACCGGTCCATTCTCGTAGTTGAGGACATTGACTGCACCATCGAGCTGAAGCAGCGGGAGGAAGACGATGAGGAGCACTCCAAGTCCAACTCTGCAGCAAAGAAGAAGGCAGAAGACAAGGTAACATTGTCAGGGCTGCTCAATTTTGTTGATGGCTTGTGGTCGACGAGTGGGGAGGAAAGGATCATCATCTTCACAACCAACTACAAGGAGCGTCTCGACCCGGCCCTCCTGCGGCCTGGCAGGATGGACATGCACATACACATGGGGTACTGCACCACGGAGGCTTTCCGGATCCTTGCCAACAACTACCATTCCGTCGACTACCATGCCACCTATCCAGAGATCGAGGCGCTGATCCAGGAGGTGACGGTGACGCCTGCAGAGGTCGCCGAGGTTCTGATGAGGAACGACGACACTGATGTCGCCCTCCATGATCTTGTCAAGCTCCTAGACTTTAAGAAGAAAGAGACCACTGAGACCAAGACTGAAAGTAAGCAGGTGGAGGAGAAAAAAGATGACAATGAGGTGGTGCTGAAGAATGAGTTGACAGAAAACGGAAGCGGCTAG
- the LOC125531843 gene encoding AAA-ATPase At3g50940-like isoform X2 has protein sequence MAPSYDKTIATAASLAASLMLVRSLASELLPSEARDALSSALNSLRSRMTWQHTIVIEETEGWSGNRVYGAVKAYLATRTSATLSMQRLRVSSSDEEGPDSKMVVSMEAGEEMADVYEGTEFRWYLVTREVKGDQNNSGGGGGAREIRSYEVSFHKRHKEKALKEYLPFIVAAAKAIRDQERSLNIYMNEYGDEWNPIDLQHPSTFDTLAMDMKQKRAIVDDLDRFIKRKDYYRRIGKAWKRGYLLYGPPGTGKSSLIAAIANHLRFDIYDLELTGVDSNSDLRRLLVGMTNRSILVVEDIDCTIELKQREEADEEPATKSSPTEKKKAEDKVTLSGLLNFVDGLWSTTGEERIIIFTTNYKERLDPALLRPGRMDMHIHMGYCTKEAFRILANNYHSIDYHATYPEIEALIQEVTVTPAEVAEVLMRNDDTDVALHDLVDLLKLKKKDAIEIESKQAEEKKDANEIKTQSMQVDEKKIVDEIKTESVQVEKK, from the exons ATGGCGCCGTCCTATGACAAGACCATCGCGACGGCGGCCTCCCTCGCGGCGTCCCTCATGTTGGTCCGCAGCCTGGCGAGCGAGCTGCTGCCGTCCGAGGCGCGGGACGCGCTCTCCTCGGCCCTCAACAGCCTCCGCTCGCGCATGACATGGCAGCACACCATCGTGATAGAGGAGACCGAGGGGTGGTCCGGCAACCGCGTCTATGGCGCCGTCAAGGCGTACCTGGCCACGCGAACCAGCGCCACCCTCTCCATGCAGCGCCTCCGCGTCAGCAGCTCCGACGAGGAGGGCCCCGACAGCAAGATGGTGGTCAGCATGGAGGCCGGCGAGGAGATGGCGGACGTGTACGAGGGCACCGAGTTCAGGTGGTACCTGGTGACCAGGGAGGTCAAGGGCGACCAGAACAAcagcggaggcggaggcggggcGCGGGAGATCAGGTCCTACGAGGTCAGCTTCCACAAGCGCCACAAGGAGAAGGCGCTGAAAGAGTACCTGCCCTTCATCGTTGCCGCCGCCAAGGCCATCAGGGACCAGGAGCGCAGCCTCAACATCTACATGAATGAGTACGGCGACGAGTGGAACCCCATCGACCTCCAGCACCCCTCCACCTTCGACACGCTCGCCATGGACATGAAGCAGAAGCGGGCCATTGTTGATGACCTCGACAGGTTCATCAAGAGGAAGGACTACTACAGGAGGATCGGCAAGGCGTGGAAGCGTGGGTACCTGCTGTACGGCCCGCCGGGCACCGGCAAGTCCAGCCTAATCGCCGCCATCGCCAACCACCTCAGGTTCGACATCTACGACCTCGAGCTCACCGGGGTTGACTCCAACTCAGACCTCAGGAGGCTCCTCGTCGGGATGACCAACCGGTCCATTCTCGTGGTGGAGGACATCGACTGCACCATCGAACTCAAGCAGCGGGAGGAAGCCGACGAGGAACCTGCCACCAAGTCCAGTCCTACAGAGAAGAAGAAGGCAGAAGACAAG gtaacattGTCTGGGCTGCTCAATTTTGTTGATGGCTTGTGGTCGACAACTGGGGAGGAAAGGATCATCATCTTCACCACCAACTACAAGGAGCGTCTCGACCCAGCACTCCTGCGGCCTGGCAGGATGGACATGCACATCCACATGGGGTACTGCACCAAGGAGGCTTTCCGGATTCTCGCTAACAACTACCATTCCATCGACTACCATGCCACCTACCCAGAGATTGAGGCGCTGATCCAGGAGGTGACGGTGACGCCAGCAGAGGTCGCCGAGGTTCTGATGAGGAACGACGACACTGATGTTGCCCTCCATGATCTTGTCGAT CTTCTGAAGTTAAAGAAGAAAGATGCCATTGAGATCGAAAGTAAGCaggcagaggagaagaaagaCGCCAATGAGATCAAGACCCAGAGTATGCAGGTGGACGAGAAGAAAATTGTTGATGAGATCAAGACTGAAAGTGTGCAGGTGGAGAAGAAATAA
- the LOC125540740 gene encoding AAA-ATPase At3g50940-like codes for MHAELNDGGMKFEKLKLGTSSFRTKTSLSRFTTHPTLTAYKSLPTAPHPIQHTPSSPHNPVPHQEQRGGRQPPTKPSTPSIPSTHTHTKKAMAPSYDKTIATAASLAASLMLVRSLANELLPSEVRDALSSALASLRSRMTWQHTIVIEETEGWSSNRVYNSVKAYLATRINANINMQRLRVSSGEDAEKMVVSMEAGEEMADVYEGAEFKWCLVTRDVSGDPNNGGGGAREIRSYEVSFNKRHKEKALKEYLPFIVATAKAIKDQERSLSIYMNERYDEWSPIGLQHPSTFDTLAMDHKQKQSIVDDLNRFIKRKDYYRRIGKAWKRGYLLYGPPGTGKSSLIAAIANHLRFDIYDLELTGVDSNSDLRRLLVGMTNRSILVVEDIDCTIELKQREEEDEEQSKSSSTEKKKAEDKVTLSGLLNFVDGLWSTSGEERIIIFTTNYKERLDPALLRPGRMDMHIHMGYCTTEAFRILANNYHSIDYHATYPEIEKLIEEVTVTPAEVAEVLMRNDDTDVALHDLVELLKLKKKDTTAEITTESKKTEKKDATGDRKIEGTQVDGKKDGDGIKTGSVQVEEKKDDKEVVVKNVLTENRSS; via the exons ATGCACGCGGAATTGAATGACGGTGGAATGAAGTTTGAAAAACTAAAGCTAGGC ACCTCTTCCTTCCGGACCAAGACATCACTCAGTCGGTTCACCACCCACCCCACACTCACTGCCTATAAAAGCTTACCCACAGCTCCCCACCCAATTCAACACACACCCTCATCTCCTCACAACCCTGTTCCACATCAGGAACAGAGAGGAGGAAGACAGCCCCCAACCAAACCCAGCACTCCATCAatcccctccacacacacacacacaaaaaaggCCATGGCGCCATCGTACGACAAGACCATCGCCACGGCGGCCTCGCTGGCGGCGTCCCTGATGCTCGTCCGCAGCCTCGCGAACGAGCTGCTGCCGTCCGAGGTGCGCGACGCGCTGTCCTCCGCCCTCGCCAGCCTCCGCTCGCGCATGACGTGGCAGCACACAATCGTCATCGAGGAGACCGAGGGCTGGTCCAGCAACCGCGTCTACAACTCCGTCAAAGCCTACCTGGCCACGCGCATCAACGCCAACATCAACATGCAGCGCCTGCGCGTCAGCAGCGGCGAGGACGCTGAGAAGATGGTCGTCAGCATGGAGGCCGGGGAGGAGATGGCAGATGTGTACGAAGGAGCGGAGTTCAAGTGGTGCCTGGTCACCCGCGACGTTAGTGGTGACCCGAACAACGGCGGCGGTGGGGCCCGAGAGATCAGGTCCTACGAGGTGAGCTTCAACAAGAGGCACAAGGAGAAGGCGCTCAAGGAGTACCTCCCGTTCATCGTCGCCACGGCCAAGGCCATCAAGGACCAGGAGAGGAGCCTTAGCATCTACATGAACGAGCGCTACGACGAGTGGTCCCCAATTGGCCTCCAGCACCCCTCCACCTTCGACACCCTCGCCATGGACCACAAGCAGAAACAGTCAATTGTCGACGACCTTAACAGGTTCATCAAGAGGAAGGACTACTACAGGAGGATCGGCAAGGCATGGAAGCGTGGGTACCTGCTGTACGGCCCTCCGGGCACTGGCAAGTCCAGCCTCATCGCCGCCATCGCCAACCACCTCAGGTTCGACATCTACGATCTCGAGCTCACCGGGGTCGACTCCAACTCAGACCTCAGGAGGCTTCTTGTCGGAATGACCAACCGGTCCATTCTCGTGGTTGAGGACATCGACTGCACCATCGAACTCAAGCagcgggaggaagaagacgaggagCAATCCAAGTCCAGTTCTACAGAAAAGAAGAAGGCGGAAGACAAG GTCACACTGTCTGGGCTGCTCAATTTTGTCGATGGCTTGTGGTCGACAAGTGGGGAGGAAAGGATCATCATCTTCACCACCAACTACAAGGAGCGTCTCGACCCGGCACTTCTGCGGCCTGGCAGGATGGACATGCACATCCACATGGGGTACTGCACCACGGAGGCTTTCCGAATTCTTGCCAACAACTACCATTCCATCGACTACCATGCCACCTATCCAGAGATCGAGAAGCTGATCGAGGAGGTGACAGTGACGCCAGCAGAGGTTGCCGAGGTCCTGATGAGGAACGACGACACTGATGTTGCGCTCCATGATCTTGTTGAGCTCCTAAAGTTAAAGAAGAAAGATACCACAGCTGAGATCACAACTGAAAgtaagaagacggagaagaaagATGCCACTGGTGACAGAAAGATTGAGGGTACGCAGGTGGACGGGAAGAAAGATGGTGATGGGATCAAGACTGGAAGTGTGCAGGTGGAGGAGAAGAAAGATGACAAAGAGGTGGTGGTGAAGAATGTTCTCACAGAAAACAGAAGCAGTTAG